The Centropristis striata isolate RG_2023a ecotype Rhode Island chromosome 1, C.striata_1.0, whole genome shotgun sequence nucleotide sequence TTAACAGGAATAACGTAGCTGATTATTACAGTCGGTAATACAGTCAGTCAATCACATGAGAATGTTACCAGACATAGTTGTTTCAGAGGTAAATGCAGAGACTGCTTGCTGAAAAAATGTCCCTGAAGGCAACACACATCAGCGGTTTTACATGAATTTACCTCTAAACAACTCCGTCTGGTAACGTTCTGTTATTATCTCATAGTGTGATGAATGTGCAGGTCACAACTTGTCCACCAGAGCGTTTTGGAGTTATGGGATTGTGTATTTGATGAGTTTAATGAGGGAAACCAAGACATCCAATTAGCCTCCGTAGCATAGCTCTAAGCAGCCCACGGCTCTGCTCCGccattctaaaaatagctggCACCGACAATTAAAGGTAACAAACTTACTCCTAAAACAACAGTATAGGgattgttatattatttttaataggcCTACTTTACACATTCTAAATATTATCCAGCAATATTTCAATGAGTTTTACAGAGCCTTACagaggattttatttttcaataacttttcAAGGACCTAGAAATTGCTTTTTCAATTTCCATAACTTCCAGGTTTTTCATGACCGTAGGAACCCTGATTTAagcttaaaatgatttttttgaaTACTCACAGTTTGGAATCGTCAGTTTTGACGACCTTTAGGTAGCGACACAGTTCTCTGTACCTGCAGAAAGTGATCACCGGTTTAGTTTCAACAGCAGTTGTGAACAGAAatagtgtgtttacatgttatGCAAGGATGGAAGAGTGTGTGTTGgacctgtgctgctgctgtagctgTTCTGTTCTCAGTAGGACTATAGAAAGCTGTTCAATCAGGACGTCCTTCTTGCCTTTGTCTTTGCGGACACCTGACACGTTTTGCCCCTTCAGCACAGACACCAGCAGGACGTCATCCCAAGGACGAACACACaggctaaaacacacacacacagaaaatgctTTAATGTGCAACCTCagggagaaaacacacacaagctcttCTGAACTGCCGTGTCACAAGCACGTTtgaactagggttgtcaaaagtatcaatactcaaaaaagtatcgatactaaaacgttgtatccggatacgatactcatttccAAAAGTATCGACGtagcacgtagtatgcccatattacgttaattgacacagtgtcagtatacataagcatagagttaataagtttacataaatgttggtgactgaaaactgttattttctctcttgaagcagagaaaagtcgacctgcaaccaaacagcaacacacacagcagactctacctcttttttaatcaagctttcctaatattgtgcacagcaaacaaccttaaaatattgttattgtttattgtatttattttttgcactacctcaaaCCTGAGGCTTTTtaatcatagttgcagtttctttttgcacaactgtttttattataaatatttaacctgtggttctgttaatttttgcatttttcttgttaataaaaatatttctgttaaattttggggtctttgtttttatccttgtggtattgaaaatggtatctgagtatcggtatcgagttgaaaattttagtatcgtgacaaccctagttttaACACACACCTGTTCTTCATGCTTTTCAGCTCTGTTGGGAAATTGAACTTCTTgtaaaaaatctgcattttctGGGTGAACTCTGGAGAAAAATCCCCCGTCACCATCTGCCTCTGCACGGACGCTATTaccctgaaaaaacacaaatatacgcAAAGAAGAACGTAAATACATCAGTGAAGTAGTTGCTGACAGGACACAGCATGGgttctgtgtgcgtgtgtgtacctCTTCAGTAACACAAGTTTAGCTCCAGCAGCATTAGCCATGGGAGACTGTATGATGAAAGTCCTGTACAGAATCATGTGAAAGAAAATTAATACACAGAAAGCTGTTTAGATAATCAGTCATCAAGAACAGAAAATgctactctgtgtgtgtgtgtgtgtgtgtgtgtaccccaGGACTTGAAAATGTCTAATAAAGTACTCAGCAGCTCCCAGTCTCATGATAACAGCAGCTCTGCCTTCCTGTTTATCTGCTTTGTTCAGGAACGCTGACACAAACTCATACACAGGTGTGTAGCtgcaacaaaagaagaaaaaaaaaataatcaaaaggcTTCATTAATATTTAACAAATGAAAGTGATGTCTGTATCTGGGTTGTGACATAATATAAAGTCAGTACTGTGCGGTGAAAATGCCACTGTTGTAACTTGAAGGTGTATTTGCAGCCATAGTTTTATATTAATACCTGAATTTATGTTGGTGTCGAAAACAAAATTTACTTTGTTTCACCAATTCCTGACTTTCTACTCCCCTACATTCAGCGCCGACATGGTGCAGACATTTTTATTACTTGTAATTAgtttcatacatacatacatacatacatacatacaggtgcatctcaatacattagaatataatggaaaagtacatttccagtagttcaagtcaaatagccccaaccaagtattgagagcatatacagtcatggaaaaaatgattagaccacccttgttttcttctatttctggttaattttaatacctggtacaactaaaggtacatctgtttggacaaataaaatgataacaaaatagctcaaaagtgtttaatttatgagctgatatctagatattttccatggttagggttagggttagattttggttattatcaagaaaaccatggaaaatgtctagatatcagctcttaaattaagctcttgaggtatttttgttgtgccaggtattaaaatgaacaagaaattgaagaacaaaaatggtctaatatttttttccatcattgtAGATGGACAAACTtatcagaggccaacatttccacattaaacataccattttaaaaatattttttttgtaatattcaaccatttttgagacactgaattttaggtcttcattaaatgtaagccataatcattataattagaataaatataataaattaagacatgaaatgtttcattctgtgtgtaatggatatatataatgtgttatttaatcttttgaattgaattactgacataaattaacttttctatgatattctaattcagggatgggcaacttaaatgctggagggggccacaatttttcatggccACTACCAaaagggccacatataggaccgtgcaccaaggttataatagttttggatatttcattagttttagcttcaatttcgttgtgattttttgttttcaaattcagttattttaattagtttttagagtgagtttgctagttataatttgtttttatttttgagaaaatgcttagttttagtttagtttttattagttttagtgtttttgtaacggggtatttgttgggtgcgagattcaataagttcacaataaatgttgcctttgtctgatccatttcagccccaataagtttacgaagtcataaaaccagatagattaaatagatttcatatcaaccaaaaaggtttatgtatgaaaaaagttgacaaagacaaaaactaaggacattttcactataattttagttagttttgtaaccacacaatacagtttcagttagttatcgttttttcaaaaattctcatttttatttcagttaacaaaaatgttctagttttagttatttttcgttaactataataaccttgccgcacacttaaccagatatgatgaaactgcaattttaaatatgtttacagtgcagttacttaacatatttcatgctcaaatgcatataaaacagtataaataggaatacaaaaagtttgaagcaaataaaaaataaccacttactgtgatttatttatttttcagtgcaagaacagcagaccaacattaattgcaagaagtaattttgtgcatttttacactgcacttaaGATCTTTtatagttgtactgagggccatttcaattgagggtgcgggccgtatgcggcccccgggcctccagttgcccatccctgttctaattcattgagatgcacctgtgaaTGGTGTAATCTggatgaaataataattaaataaatcatggACAGCTCTCTCCATCACTCACTCGTAGATGATGCAATTCTGGTTGGCAGGGCCCAACCCCTCGACCGTCTTTCCATTCAGGTAGGAAGTGAACAGCGCAGCGAGTCCTTCTCTAAAACTATGCAGCATCGTCTCTGGACAAGGGGACGAGGAAATTAAATGTAAGAACAGTCGTACGAGTGTCACTGACATTTATGTCCACGCTCGTGTGAGAGCGAGTACCTGCTCGTCGGAGGTGATCATCTACTTCAGACAGagtgaggttaaaggtcagcaGTCCTCCCAGCAGAATGCGTTTTCTGAGGCTGTTCCAGAAGTCGCTCCTCTTGTGGCTGTTGCAGTGACACCCGCCGCGCCGACTCCACATtgcacactgaacacacacacacaaattaatgcagctgtgaggtttttttccccattaacaatgaaaacaaaactggAAATGATATTTGTCTACGAGAAAATTGTGTTTATTGTCCAGAACAAAGCCGCTACTGAAGCTAAATTTGTGGTAACTCttaatcaaacaataaataaacatacagtcatacGTAGATAAATAACAGTCAGTTTCATgttgaaaatacagttttatgaaaactaaataaatgggAAGGGAAAAAAGCTctatatgttttaaaaacatgacaaatttgAGTCCAGTAGGCAAAATCTTGCAAGTTCTGTATAGTAATTTATGTGCTCAATACATTTTACcctttctgcaaaaaaaaacacatctacaATCACCTTTTCATCTGGTCCTCTACCAGCTTTCTCTCCAGCAATGAAGGAGACCGAATTATGCAAGTGGATGTCAGAACagccacatttttatgtttaaaaacacGAGACAAATCTGAGTCCGATTTTGTTCCCATTGGCATAGCAATTTACATGCTCAATAAATTTTGGCCTTATTGCAATTACACAGAGGCACATGGATCTGACAAGACTGATACAATAAAGTAAAAGGAGGAAAATCAACTCACTTTTTGTGTCAGGACAGCAAATGAgtgagaaaaggaaaaagtttttgtgtgcctctgtgcctttttttctttttgccatgGTGTCGAAAGAGTATCAGGTATTGCTTTTTTATACTAGTATGGCATCAAAGAATAAAATTCTGCTATCAGGCCAAAACAACCTTATAAACAGTAGACTACATTAACACATACCGATGACGCCAGCTTGTCGCAGATGTAGCAGAAACACTGATCACACATGAGCATGTTACTCGCCACAGGATCGCCGATTTCACAATCTGTAGCTCTGAGCaggaaagaggagaaggagggcaaTTATCTCTAATGCACTCATCAGTACATCACAAAGCATGAGTGGCAATTTACTCACGTGAAAGGATGTATGGGACAGTCGTATCGTGCGTGAGGCAGAACTTCAGCACAGCGGGAGAAGGTGACAACCAGGTCTTCATCCAGAGCGGTGGGGGCAAGAGTGCAGTctgaaacacagaagaaaaagaCTAAGAAGCAGCTGGTGACTTGAACAACATTCACATAgaccaggcatgtccaaactattccacaaaggccgtgtggctgcaggttttcgttccaaccaagcagcagcacaccagacttgactcagtcaatcaactgatctcagtcttcagacagttgattggtcaaactgtgtgcttttgcttggttgaaacgaaaacctgcagccacacggccctttgtggaatagtttggacatgcctgacatagacgctgctgctgctgctgctgctgctgctggagtgtAAAGGAAACAGTCGTTACCACTGTTCTTCTTTTTCACATCCTCCATCTCCACAATGAGAACCGAGGGTTCGTTACAGGATATTTCACTTTCACAGTCGTCGTCATCATCACTGAGGATGATGATTTCTCCGGTGTCCATCGTACACATTGAAACGTCTAACacaaagaaagggaaaaaaaagacaataataaaGTCACAGGTGTTTACAGTGTGAGATGTCTGAAGTTGGTCtgaagtagggttgtcaaaagtatcgatactcaaaaaagtatcgatactaaaacgttgtatccggatacaatactcaatTTCAAAAGTatcgtgttattattagccattagccgcagctagcaattaaaggctgacgtcacattaatgattataaacaatgtaaatgaataaatcaggcacgtagtatgcccatattacattaattgacacagtgtcagtatacataagcatagagttaataagtttacataaatgttggtgacttgttggtctcttgaagtcccagaatgaagcagagaaaagtcgacttatcaagctttcctaatattgtgcacagcatccaacctcaaaatattgttctaattgttattgtttattgtatttatttattttgtgcactaactcagacctgaagcttgttatcatagttgcagtttctttttgctcaactgtttttttattataaatatttaacctgtggttctgttaatttttatgtgttgcatttttcttgttaataaaaatatttctattaaattttggggtctttgttttgatccttgtggtattgaaaatggtatcgagtatcgaatattttcctgagtatcggtatcgagttaaaaattttagtatcgtgacaaccctagtctgaAGAGTTTACCAAAACttattatacaggtgcatctcaataaattagaacaacgtagaaaagtttatttatgtcagtaattcaaatcaaaaagtggaaaaaaacacattatatagatccattacacacagaatgaaacatttaatgtcttaatttatttaatttcttctaatcatAATGAGtatggcttatatttaatgtagacctaaaattcagtgtctcaaaaaaaaaagaatattacaaaagaccaattttaaaaagtatgtttaatatgtaaatgttggaaagtatgtccatctatatatgactcaatacttggttggggcggtttgacttgaactactggaatggacttttccatcatattctaatgtattgagatgcacctgtagtctGATTTCTTTTCAGCTAATATGCTACAATGGAGCAAATTCAACTAGTTTCAGAGCATGAGTTGCCTCTTCTTATGGAACAGACGCCAGATCTTGAGATTTAACTGGTCTATACTTCGGAAAGGGACCAGACTCGGGTCAATAatatttacaggtttttttcagcaccttacagctgtgttaatttaaaaaaaaatgtatatacagtacaccGGTTAGTTCACTGCATCCCATTAATTAGATGTTATTGtgctataaataacaaaattacattacattacaaaatTTATTGTaacagcaacaaaataaaaagttttgtgcttcaaaatgtgtcacctgGTTGTAAGTAATCTTGTATAATATTCAGAACAATGGTGTTCTATTTATCTTATTCATTgttaaacaacacaaatgaaGGATTATGCCAAACTAGTTATAGTtgataatgtgtgtttttgagatttttagctttttttgaaCATGATGAAGTATTTGGTACAAAGGTTTCATGGTTACACCACATTGACATTTTGACCATTATCCCCGGAATATTTTCTCAAAATTGATCAAATCCAGGAATTCTATCCAAGGTCTTCAAAAAGAGTATGTATTCAAGTTAtttgtgaatttattttatttattttcaaattttaacctttttaaatgtaacttttttttttcatttaatgaacTTTATCAAAACAGGTTGTACATTCAAACAATTGTATATAGAACAGCAGACAGGTGCTCCAATATATATGAATCAtcagaaatacataaataaatcacagtaaattaagGTTATTAGTAATgccagaaaatgtaaaaaagtaggGAGgatcataaataaatgaatcaataaaatgacaggaaagggagaagaagaaaaaaagggaacaaataCATTCTTCTTCTTTGAAAAACCTCTCGTATATATATCTGTGGATGTAGTGCTTTGTTTAGTGTCAATTAGTGTAAGAGATTTCATGTACTCTTTAAACTCATGTAAGAAACTTCTAAAGTTGGGTGGAGTTTTGGAGTATTTGCTTTTGTGTATGTGAAATTTGTATGGCAAAtttcacatacaaaaaatagGTTTGTAATAAAGGTGATGTAATTTTCTCCATGGACAAAATACATGATCACACTTCTACAGTCAATTAAGATGTTTATCTTGATTTTACACACTATATATTGTTCAAGTTGAGTCAAGAAATTGATAGATTGGGTATAGTGGTAGAATAAATGAGTTAAGGTTTCCGGTTCCATATTGGAAaaactgcatttgttttttaaaaaaaattgagaaatatAAATTTGTTGGATATATAGTGTGTTCAGGTCTTCTTCCAGTCAGTGTCCATAAAGATGTTATCTCAAAATGctctttttaaatgtaactaAACCATAAGAACATAACAAATTGCGTCACGTCATTGACCCGTAAACTAAATTTTATAGCACAACAATAAAAAGGAAATttgttttcaaggatttccaaCCCCCGTATGGAACCTGAACTTACAAGACAAGGCACTTCAACAGATATTTGTCATAAAAGTGTGCCTTATTCTGTAGCTGTAACTTTCCCAAACAGCTCAGACCAAACCACGTTCATTTGTTTCGTACGTACGCTAGCTTCCCTCAAGGCAGGACACAGACATTATATAAAACACTCGCCCATCATGTCAACATTAAAACGATTCATTTTACTCCTTTGCTGCAAAATATAGTTAGGTACATGTTAGCTTCATTGCCGTTAGCGACAGTTATCTTACCTTCGTTGTCAGCtttatcaaaaaataataaaagttgtttttggcGCCCGGCAACCGACGTACCCAGCGTCACCGGATGTGACGCAACTTCTTCTTCATTGGCTTTATTAGCGGTTGACACACAGGTTTAGGTGTATTACCGCCACCTGCTGgaccgctgctgctgctactagTGggagcaataaaataataaataaatcggtatgtaaataaataaatctttatcTTCTATATTTAATAAACCAGTTTCTTAAAGTAGTTTATTTCAAGCATCTTCTtgttaatatacagtcatgtaattattagaccaccattgttttcttcaatttctggttaattttaatacctggtacaactgaaggtacatttgtttggacaaatataatgataaatgaataaatagctCATACAaatttaatctaagagctgatatctagacattttccatggtttactacatttgataataatataaatcattatcaagaaaaccatgaaaaatggctagatatcagctcttaaattaaactcttaagagctatttttgttattatatttatccaaacaaatgtacctttagttgtaccaggtattaaaattaaCCAGAAATTGAgtaaaacaagggtggtctaatattttttcccatgactgtatctcTTTATGACTAACTACTATTCTGAAGTGTTCCAgtatcatcatttatttaaattaaaaaatgcattgtttAATAGACTTATTAGGAGATATTTCTTTCACTTGATAATAGTATTTTGACACtgatatataaaatgttttacagaATCCTCTTTCTCACAATAATCAAAGATCCCAGATGGATGCTTGatgattaaaatgttaatatttaatttgcCTTAAGTCATTTGATTTATCTCGTTCTTAAACACAGGTTTACAGCTTTAAGAGTAAAATCCAAacacttttcaagcactttcaaagtAGCTTGGCATTATCATCACTCCTAAATGGTTACCATaaatgcaactgagaaaaagaATGTTTACAGAAATCATTAATACCTGCAGTAACCAAAGGACACTGTCGTTTTGTTTATTTACCAGCTTTATGTTAActtgaatttaatgtttttataattatcataattatttaaTGTGTGCTCATTTCCATAGTAAGGGTTCAACAGAGTACAAGAGAGTAAGGGTTCTATACAGCTTTGAATGTTGAGTGAACACAAGAACTATTCTTTTATAAACAAATATGATGGCAGCAtcatatttttaacattaacaattaaaattaaGAATTTCCAAGCTTTCCAAAAAACCTGTATACATTATCTATTATCAAGCCCCTCCTTTAattataacattaaataaaaattattattaattaaaattatacaAACATTTTAGTCTATCAGAGTATAAGCAAGTCCCAACCCAGAGATTTCAGTTTGAGCAGTAATTTAAAATGCCTTATCTACCATCATTAGAGTCTGCAATTGTGCCCAAATAtggttacaaaataaaatacaattgaataaaacaaaaagacaagatTTAATGTCTCAAACTTgaatttcactttaattttgttataaataaaattaacatcGATCTTTGGAGAAAACTGACAGACAGTCCATGAGCTTTGACCTAAAGTCCATCCAGAGTTTCACAGATTAATGCAAACAGACCATAAAAGGGTCAAGGAGAGAAATTAAGACAGATTTCCTGCCGTGCAGTTACAGAGCAGCTTGCTCGCTGCTCGTCATGTGTTTGCGACGAGACTTATATCTCCGTGCTGCTGCTCTCTGGTTCCTTTGGGCCTTATTCAGTCCGTCTGCAGCTTCTGTTTTCAGCTCATCAGTGTCCGGCTCAGACTGCTCATCCTCAGCGCTCTGAGCAGGCATGTTTCTCAGCCAGTGCTGGTAGTAACCACGGAAACCATCGATTTGGACCAGGTAGTTGTTTCTGGACTTGTGCTGGAAATGATGGAAAGGAGGAgggaaacataaaaatatcaatcagtcaagaaaaccatttatCCAAATATAATATACCAAATTTTTTGGACTATAAAGGCGTACTTAAAATCCTTTAATCTTCTCAAAAATTGAAAGTGCGCCTGATAATCCAATGCGCCTTATAAATTAATTCTGTGCTTACTGACCTCGAACCGATTTTATGTGGTGTACGGCACTCAAAAACCTGTCTACGAAGCCGCACCGATCGATGGATTGTTGGAACTTTACGGCTACCGTACTCAGGAGCCTCGCAGAGTAATACGTACTACTGTGCTTCAACATACGGGTAACCAGAGTATTCCAACCGCTAGAAATGGGTGTCAACAGGTGGTTCAAAGTTAAATTGCGGTTAAATTGCGAGCTGCGTGGGAGCATTGGGTGACAGAAGGCGAACACACATTCACCAAGACAGGGAGGCAACGCCTGGCGAGTTACACCACTATCTGCCAATGGATGGTGGATGCCTGGGCTAAGGTGTCAGTCTCAAGTGTCGTCCGAGCTTTCACGAAGGCTGGAATCATCACTGAACAGCTGGGTAACAGCGGTAACAGCAACCAGACTGACTCAGATAATGACGAGAGGGATCCGGGCATGCTTGATGCTGAAATCGCCCGACTGTTAAACTCAGACACTGGAGATGAAGAATTTGATGGATTTGTAGAAGAGGAATGAACTGAAAAAGTGAGTGTATcgttttgtattttctgtgttaCTGAACAATGTTGAGAGTTATTGTGAATGAGTTGAATAAGTTTGACTTATCTGACTGTTTTGTTTGGCTTAATGCGCCTTATAATCCGGTGCGctttatgtatgaaaataaaTCCTCCGGTGCTCATTCATTGATATTGCACCTTATAATCCGGTGCGCCTTATAGtccgaaaaaaaacggtaatcAATAATAGAAAATGTGTGCTTACTTGGTTATAGTTGGGGGGATACTGTGAGGCGAACTCCAGCTGTTTGATGATGACCTCATTTGGCCACACCTGCATGCTTCTCATGCTTTTGAGCAGCTCTTTCAGGTAGGCGTAATCCATTCGTCGAGTAGCTTGGCCAATAAGAGCAGATAACACATGGACGTTCGGCTTAAGTCCTGCCTCctgcaaaacacacatgcaaagaaaaaataaagaactatCAACTCATGATATTGGTCTTTGTCTactaataaaattaatatttatattagagGAGTATTTGTGATTTCcccagggtctctgcaggtttcaacaagtcaaatttaagactttttaagactttaagaccataatgaattcaatttaagacccatttcacatccatactgacaaaaaagtacaaaaaacatgaaggaaaatcggAGGCCTGGAATTACTTGCAAAgtatatgaatttatttattgctCTCTCatattggaataaaaaatgcTTAAC carries:
- the zgc:112980 gene encoding uncharacterized protein zgc:112980 isoform X2 — encoded protein: MCTMDTGEIIILSDDDDDCESEISCNEPSVLIVEMEDVKKKNSDCTLAPTALDEDLVVTFSRCAEVLPHARYDCPIHPFTATDCEIGDPVASNMLMCDQCFCYICDKLASSCAMWSRRGGCHCNSHKRSDFWNSLRKRILLGGLLTFNLTLSEVDDHLRRAETMLHSFREGLAALFTSYLNGKTVEGLGPANQNCIIYDYTPVYEFVSAFLNKADKQEGRAAVIMRLGAAEYFIRHFQVLGTFIIQSPMANAAGAKLVLLKRVIASVQRQMVTGDFSPEFTQKMQIFYKKFNFPTELKSMKNSLCVRPWDDVLLVSVLKGQNVSGVRKDKGKKDVLIEQLSIVLLRTEQLQQQHRYRELCRYLKVVKTDDSKLGLQQLQDLIPFFRCMSGDFECALNSLLPSVNAPASRFTPQLFLFYLCVFKTATAPKLLVSEPEQLCSSGAWEPIKDAVALTRVELVRFALRVQKCCSAVFTDSQCWAILLSVANTPAALPKPSPEFLLQVKDAIILMLESNVLIPRFEMYPDQSLLLLVTQALVMRIISAPLSPAVPVLETYKLNMWALEWLRDSLSSHPERFSSFMEEITKDLVSQKGAVHWI
- the zgc:112980 gene encoding uncharacterized protein zgc:112980 isoform X1, whose protein sequence is MCTMDTGEIIILSDDDDDCESEISCNEPSVLIVEMEDVKKKNSDCTLAPTALDEDLVVTFSRCAEVLPHARYDCPIHPFTATDCEIGDPVASNMLMCDQCFCYICDKLASSCAMWSRRGGCHCNSHKRSDFWNSLRKRILLGGLLTFNLTLSEVDDHLRRAETMLHSFREGLAALFTSYLNGKTVEGLGPANQNCIIYDYTPVYEFVSAFLNKADKQEGRAAVIMRLGAAEYFIRHFQVLGTFIIQSPMANAAGAKLVLLKRVIASVQRQMVTGDFSPEFTQKMQIFYKKFNFPTELKSMKNSLCVRPWDDVLLVSVLKGQNVSGVRKDKGKKDVLIEQLSIVLLRTEQLQQQHRYRELCRYLKVVKTDDSKLGLQQLQDLIPFFRCMSGDFECALNSLLPSVNAPASRFTPQLFLFYLCVFKTATAPKLLVSEPEQLCSSGAWEPIKDAVALTRVELVRFALRVQKCCSAVFTDSQCWAILLSVANTPAALPKPSPEFLLQVKDAIILMLESNVLIPRFEMYPDQSLLLLVTQALVMRIISAPLSPAVPVLETYKLNMWALEWLRDSLSSHPERFSSFMEEITKDLVSQKDEDKVFPFLRAIVPTQSSSTENLDQGCPLDLNISC